A window of Streptomyces sp. DG1A-41 contains these coding sequences:
- the soxR gene encoding redox-sensitive transcriptional activator SoxR — MPQISEKIHELTVGQLAARSGAAVSALHFYESKGLISSRRTSGNQRRYSRDTLRRVAFIRAAQRVGIPLATIREALAELPEERTPTREDWARLSEAWRSELDERIKQLNRLRDHLTDCIGCGCLSLDTCVLSNPGDIFGERLTGSRLMVDKGRA; from the coding sequence GTGCCCCAGATTTCAGAGAAGATCCACGAGCTCACGGTCGGCCAGCTGGCGGCGCGCAGCGGGGCCGCCGTTTCCGCCCTGCACTTCTACGAGTCGAAGGGCCTGATCAGCAGTCGCCGGACGTCGGGCAACCAGCGCCGCTACTCCCGTGACACGCTGCGCCGGGTCGCCTTCATCAGGGCCGCGCAGCGGGTCGGCATCCCGCTGGCGACCATCCGCGAGGCGCTGGCGGAGCTTCCTGAGGAGCGGACGCCGACCCGGGAGGACTGGGCGCGCCTCTCGGAGGCCTGGCGCTCGGAGCTGGACGAACGCATCAAGCAGCTGAACCGCCTCCGCGACCACCTCACCGACTGCATCGGCTGCGGCTGCCTCTCCCTCGACACCTGCGTCCTCTCCAACCCGGGCGACATCTTCGGCGAACGCCTCACCGGATCCCGCCTGATGGTCGACAAGGGGCGCGCGTAG
- a CDS encoding MaoC family dehydratase, with the protein MAQPRIFTSVDDLKSAVGEQLGYTDWLDIDQKRINLFAEATGDHQWIHVDPEKAAAGPFGTTIAHGYLTLSLLPLFGPQLISVEGVKMGVNYGTNKVRFPAPVPVGSRLRATATISAVDDVPGGVQVTVAFTVEREGGDKPVCVAESVSRYYL; encoded by the coding sequence ATGGCACAGCCGAGGATCTTCACGTCCGTCGACGACCTGAAGTCGGCGGTGGGCGAGCAACTGGGGTACACCGACTGGCTCGACATCGACCAGAAGCGGATCAACCTCTTCGCGGAGGCCACCGGCGACCACCAGTGGATCCACGTCGACCCGGAGAAGGCCGCCGCGGGACCCTTCGGCACCACCATCGCCCACGGCTATCTCACGCTGTCGCTGCTGCCCCTCTTCGGACCGCAGCTGATCTCCGTCGAGGGCGTGAAGATGGGCGTCAACTACGGGACGAACAAGGTCCGTTTCCCGGCCCCCGTCCCCGTCGGCTCCCGGCTGCGCGCCACCGCGACCATCAGCGCCGTCGACGACGTGCCCGGCGGTGTCCAGGTGACCGTCGCCTTCACCGTGGAACGCGAGGGCGGCGACAAGCCCGTGTGCGTGGCCGAGTCCGTGTCCCGGTACTACCTCTGA